Proteins from a genomic interval of Phocoena phocoena chromosome 20, mPhoPho1.1, whole genome shotgun sequence:
- the ZNF571 gene encoding zinc finger protein 571, producing the protein MTKDPGSQSFSEVIGYPEMSSITGLVLSGLFGEDLEYSCETKRSCPEKGTYEMESLQWENMRKPISHNLECNDLGENTECKGKFEDQQRSQERPYMCMKITCKEEATQSHSMSPILHQTNPTKEKLYKCKECKQAFSYLSCLIQHEKSHNKEKHSDVKKCRRIFSKKPTYIQHQRIQNGEKPYECMDCGKAFGRSSDLIQHQKIHTNEKPYQCKACGKAFIRGSQLTEHQRVHTGEKPYECKKCGKAFSYCSQYTLHQRIHSGEKPYECKECGKAFILGSQLTYHQRIHSGEKPYECKECGKAFILGSHLTYHQRVHTGEKPYRCKECGKAFLCASQLNEHQRIHTGEKPYECKECGKAFSRGSQLTYHLRVHTGERPYKCKECGKAFISNSNLTQHQRIHTGEKPYKCKECGKAFICGKQLSEHHRIHTGEKPYKCKECDRAFIYGSQLSEHQRIHRGEKPYECKQCGKAFIRGSHLTEHLRTHNGEKPYECRECGKAFSRGSELTLHQRIHTGEQPYACIQCGKDFRRHSQLIQHMRLHN; encoded by the exons ATGACCAAGGACCCAGGAAGCCAGAGCTTTTCAGAGGTAATTGGATACCCAGAGATGTCAAGCATTACAGGATTGGTCCTGAGTGGTCTCTTTGGGGAAG ACTTGGAATACAGCTGTGAGACCAAAAGGTCATGTCCAGAAAAGGGAACTTATGAAATGGAATCCCTGCAATGGGAGAATATGAGGAAACCTATAAGCCATAACCTTGAGTGCAATGATCTTGGAGAAAATACAGAGTGCAAAGGCAAGTTTGAGGATCAACAGAGAAGTCAGGAAAGACCATACATGTGCATGAAAATTACCTGTAAAGAAGAGGCCACTCAAAGCCATTCCATGTCCCCTATTCTTCATCAGACAAATCCTACCAAGGAAAAATTGTACAAATGTAAGGAATGTAAACAAGCTTTCAGCTACTTGTCATGCCTTATTCAACATGAGAAAAgtcataataaagaaaaacactctGACGTTAAGAAATGTAGGAGGATCTTCAGCAAAAAGCCAACCTATATTCAACATCAGAGGATTCAGAATGGTGAGAAACCTTATGAGTGTATGGACTGTGGAAAGGCCTTTGGCCGTAGTTCTGATCTGATTCAACATCAGAAAATTCATACTAATGAAAAACCTTATCAATGTAAAGCATGTGGGAAGGCCTTTATTCGTGGTTCACAACTCACTGAACATCAGAGAgttcatacaggagagaaaccatatgaatgtaagaaatgtggaaaagcctttagTTATTGTTCACAATATACACtccatcagagaattcatagtGGTGAAAAACcttatgaatgtaaggaatgtgggaaggcctttatTCTTGGCTCTCAGCTTACTTACCATCAAAGAATTCATAGtggtgagaaaccctatgagtgtaaggaatgtggaaaggCTTTTATTCTTGGTTCACACCTTACTTATCATCAAAGAGTTCATACTGGTGAAAAGCCTTACAGatgtaaagaatgtgggaaggcctttttATGTGCCTCTCAACTTAAtgaacatcagagaattcacacaggtgagaaaccctatgaatgtaaagaatgtggaaAGGCCTTTTCTCGTGGCTCACAACTTACTTATCATCTGAGAGTTCATACAGGTGAGAGACCCTATAAATGcaaagaatgtgggaaagcctttatttctaattctaatcTTActcaacatcagagaattcatacaggtgagaaaccttacaaatgtaaggaatgtggaaaggCCTTTATTTGTGGCAAACAACTTAGTGAACATCATAGAATTCATACAG gTGAAAAACCCTACAAATGTAAGGAATGTGACAGAGCTTTTATTTATGGCTCACAACTTAGTGAACACCAGAGAATTCATAGAGGtgaaaaaccctatgaatgtaagcaatgtgggaaggcctttatTCGTGGCTCACACCTTACCGAACATCTAAGAACTCATAAtggtgagaaaccctatgaatgtagggaatgtgggaaggccttcagtcGTGGCTCAGAACTTACTCTACATCAAAGGATCCATACTGGTGAGCAACCCTATGCATGCATACAGTGTGGTAAAGACTTTAGACGTCATTCACAACTTATTCAACATATGAGGCTTCATAATTGA